CGAGCCGATTCTCCAGGAGCTGGAGCGTTTGCTGGCACACAGCCGCAGAGTGCTGGAAGTGGGCAGTGGTACCGGGCAGCACGCTACATACTTTGCCCCACGGCTGCCACAGCTTACCTGGCAGACCTCCGAGCGCCGGGAAAACCTGCACGAGGTTCAGGCCTGGCTTGCCCACCGCCCGGCGGACAATCTGCCGCCGTCACTGGAACTGGATGTCACCGGGACCTGGCCTGAGCTGCAGGTGGATACGGTGTTCACCGCCAATACACTGCACATCATGCCCGCAGCTGCGGTGGAGATTTTCTTTCGCCGCTTGCCGCAGATACTGGAGCCCGGTGGTCAGTTGATTGTCTATGGCCCGGTAAAGATCGCCGGTGAATACATAGGCCCGGGCAATGCAGGGTTTGACGTTTGGTTAAAAGAGCAGGACCCGCTGCGGGGTATTCGCGACCTGGAGTGGCTGGACCTGCTCGCCGCGGCCCAGGACCTGAGTCGAGTAGAAAACAATTTTCTGCCAGCGAACAACCAGCTCATGGTGTGGCAACGATCGCGAACCTGATCACTCACGCTGTTGTAGGGGCCGGCCTGTAGGCAAGTGCCTGCAACACCCATGAAGTTGAAGAACCTATCTGGAAGAACGTATTAAAAGGAGCGCATTATGCCCCCATGGTTTGAAACCTCTCTCGCGGTTGTCGCCGCCATCGCCGCTGTTTTTTTCTTCGCCAAATACCGCGAGACTGCCGCCGCATTGCATGAGTCCGAGCGCATGAAGCAAAAGCTGTCCAAGGATCTGGATCGCTATCGCGATGTGCCGCAGTTGCGCGCCCTGCGGGATGGCCTTATCGGCGAGCGCAATCTGCCAGTGGATGACGAGGGGCGCGAGCACCTGCTGATTCGTGACAGCGTCCGAAAACTGGTGCATATCACGGTGCAGAGAACTTCTGAGCCGGTGAGTGGCGATCAGCCGGTGCACTACCGCGCAGGCGGACAGGAACGTCGCCTGCAGGAGCTTGAGTAAGCGCCCTGCAGCCCTCCGATTTTGATAAAAGCCCCACAATGGGGCTTTTTTATGTGCCTCGCTACAACCTGCCCGCAGCTCCACCAGTAAAGTGATATACGTCACGGATATTTTGCCAAATAGTCCAAAAGAGCCATTGCCACGACCGATTTTGGCGGGTATTTTTCCTGTGCCAAATATTCTAATGATCGGCTTACAAAAAGAACTTCTGACGCGAATCTATACAAGGAACAGGTTAAACATGTGGACCAAGAACCAAATTGCCAGCATGGTTGCTGCGGGGGCTATTCTGGGGGCGGCACCGGTAGCCGCAGAGGTATTTTCCGGGCGTGGCACCTCTATGGGCGGTGCCGGCGCTGCCGGTGGCGATTACACCTACAGTGCGCTGATCAATCCGGCCACCGCCACTAATTTCAAGGAAAATGACGATTTCGCATTCACTGTGGATGTGGGGCTGCTGGCCAATGACGTCAACGATTTCATCGATTCCGCGGAAAACCTGACCGACTATCTCGATGAAATCGAAGAAATGTACGCGACCCAGGACGATGCGGATTACCTGCTGGATCAGTTGCAGCAGATGGACCGGGGCCGTCTGACCCTGGACGTGGGCGCTCAGCTGACCATTGCCATCCCCAACAGTGCCGCTTCTGCACTACTGTTTGTGCGCGAGTCAGGTTTTGTTGCCACCGAGCTCGAGCTTGCGGAAGAAGATGTTGATTTTCTGAGCAACTTTGGCGACCGCTACCTTGATATCGATATTAACAACCCGCCAAGCGAAGACGACCTGATCATCGATGGCGACGACCTGATGACCGAGGCCGCGATCAAAGGCTACCGGATGCAGGAAATCGGCATTGCCCTCGCGCGCGAATTCACGTTCGGCGAGACCCTGGTTTCCCTCGGTATAACACCGAAACATCAGCGTGTGGAAACCTTCGAATACAGCGAAGTCGTCGCCGATTTTGAGGGTGATGATGTCGAGTATGAGGATTACGCGCTGGAGCACACCAATTTCAACGTCGACCTCGGTGCCACCATCAATTGGGGGGCGCTGCAGGGTGGTTTGTCCGTGCGCAACGCCCTCGCCCAGGAATACGAAACCCTGAGCGGTGACATGGAAATTCAACTGGAACCGCTGGTAACCGCAGGTTTCGGCTACACCGGAGAAATTTTCACCGTGCTCGCCGACGTGGATCTGACCACCACGGAGCTGTTTGACGGTGCCGGCGCTACCCAGAATGCCCGCCTGGGCATCGAAATGGACCTGTTCGATTGGGCCCAGCTGCGGGTAGGTTATCGCCACGACATGGAAGGCACCTACGAAGACGCGCTCACCGCTGGTATCGGCTTCAGCCCGTTCGATGTGCTCCACCTGCACGTGTCCGCGATCCAGGCCTCCGACAATACTTACGGCGCGGCGGTACAGTTTGGTATCGAACTGTAAGCGTTCCCGGTCTGTATTAAGACTGTTATACGAAAGGGGCCTGCGGGCCCCTTTTTGATTTGTGTCGGTTTGAACTGGTTTGTTGCGGGTAGTCCACAACCGGATCCACTGGGGATCAGGCAGAGCTGCCTGGGGTCAGTTTCTGCGGGGGGAAGTTGAGGGTAAAGGTACTGCCGCGCCCCGGGGTACTGGTGACGCTCAGGTTGGCACTGTGCCGCAGCAGCACATGCTTGACGATAGCGAGCCCCAGGCCGGTGCCGCCACTTTCTCGCGAGCGGCCCGCATCCACCCGGTAAAAGCGCTCGGTCAGGCGCGGGATATGCAGTGAGTCGATGCCGATACCGCAGTCCTTCACCGCGAAGTGGCCGCCGTCTGTGTCGGTTTTCCAGCGCAGCTCAATGGGGCCGCCGTCGGGGCTGTACTTGACCGCATTAAACGCGAGGTTTGCAAAAGCGCTGTGTAATTCGCCAGCATCGCCGGTAATGATGTTGTCCTGTTCACAGGCTACGGCAATATCGTGGCGTCCACCACTCAGGGATCTGGCCTCGCCGGCCACCCGCTCCATCAGCTCGCGCACTGACACCCGGTCGCGGCCGCTGTCGCGCTCCGAAGTCTCCAGTCGCGCCAGAAGCAGCAGATCATTCACCAGGCTGGTCATGCGTACCGTCTGCTCGCTCATCTGCATCAGCGGTCGCTCCCATTTTTGCGGCGCCATGCCACTGGCCTGCAAGGTTTCCAGATAGCCCGCGATTACCGTCAGCGGCGTGCGCAACTCGTGAGAGACATTCGCCACAAAATCCCGTCGCATCTGCTCCAGATTGTGCAGCCGTGTCACATCGCGCACGATAACCAGCGCCTCGTCCTGTCCGAAACGGGTGACTTCCAATGTCAGGATACGGGAATCATCCCCGGGCGCCGGCAACGTGATCGGTTCCTGGGCGCTATGGTTGTGTCGGCGCATGCGCAGGTGTATGTGCTCCACAAAACGCGGATCGCGGATAAAGTTCACCAGTGGCTGTCCGGCGTCGTCCGGCTGCAGCCGCAGCATCTGCCCCGCCGCCGGGTTCCACCACGCCAGATTGCCCTCATCCTCCAGTGCCACAATGCCCTCACGCAGGGCACTGGTGCTGTCCTGTACCCGCCGTAGCATCGCGTGGAGCTTTTGCTTTTCCTTGCGGTGACGACGCTGCAGGCGATAGAAATCATCGGAAATATCACCCCACACCCCGAACGCTGTCGGCGCCGGCCCGCGCCGTCCGTTACTCAGCCAGCGGTCGAAACTGTTCTGTTGCCACAGCAGCCAGAACAGGTAAACCGCGAGGCCGACACACAGTGCCAGCCACCAGTGACCAGAGGAAAAACCAAAAATGGTGGTGCCGAGGGCGATTACGATGAAGCGCGAGAACTCGCCAATACTGCGATCGAGCATGATGGTTCGGCCATCTTGTTTTGGGGTGCATTGACCGGAGTTCAGTGCACCTGCGTACTTTATGCGAAGGCAAAGCACCGGACTTTCCGCGACGCTTCGCGGAATGCCCGAAAATTGCGTAGGGAGATGGTTACACTCTTTCCACAGTCTGTACAGAAAAGCGATAACCGGTACCGCGCACGGTCTGGATGTAGCGTTCGTGGCCATCGACAGTGAGAGCTTTGCGCAGGCGGCGGATGTGCACATCCACGGTGCGCTCTTCCACGTACACGTTGCCACCCCACACGTGGTCCAGCAACTGGGTGCGGGTATAGGCGCGCTCCTGGTGGGAAAGGAAAAATGTCAGCAGGCGGAATTCGGTGGGGCCCATCTCCACCGGGCTGCCGTGGATGGTTACCCGGTGGCTGATCGGATCCAGTACCAGGCCGCCGGCAGTCAACGGTTCTTCCGGCGTACTCGGGCCCGTGCGGCGCAACACCGCCTTGAGGCGGGCCACCAGCTCGCGGGGAGAAAACGGCTTGGTGATGTAATCGTCAGCGCCGGTCTCCAGCCCCTTGATCTTGTGGTCCTCCTCCCCTTTCGCTGTCAGCATGATGATCGGCAGGGAGGACGTCAGTTCATCCCGTTTCAGGCGGCGGGCGAGTTCCACACCGGATACATCCGGCAGCATCCAGTCCAGCAGAATCAGATCCGGCTTCTCGTCGATTACCAGCGCGTGGGCTTCCTGGGCATTTTCCGCTTCCAGGCAGCGGTAGTCCGCCATCTCCAGCGCCACCCGCAACATATCCCGCACCGGTGCTTCGTCGTCGACTATTAGAATCGTCTTGCTGTGCATCTGCCTGCCATACCCCAATGGTTTGCTGTCACTCGTCTGACATTAATTTTTAAGCGGT
This is a stretch of genomic DNA from Microbulbifer bruguierae. It encodes these proteins:
- a CDS encoding DUF938 domain-containing protein, whose amino-acid sequence is MSSRPERDDGKLPDAPSTGRNREPILQELERLLAHSRRVLEVGSGTGQHATYFAPRLPQLTWQTSERRENLHEVQAWLAHRPADNLPPSLELDVTGTWPELQVDTVFTANTLHIMPAAAVEIFFRRLPQILEPGGQLIVYGPVKIAGEYIGPGNAGFDVWLKEQDPLRGIRDLEWLDLLAAAQDLSRVENNFLPANNQLMVWQRSRT
- the traF gene encoding conjugal transfer protein TraF; the encoded protein is MWTKNQIASMVAAGAILGAAPVAAEVFSGRGTSMGGAGAAGGDYTYSALINPATATNFKENDDFAFTVDVGLLANDVNDFIDSAENLTDYLDEIEEMYATQDDADYLLDQLQQMDRGRLTLDVGAQLTIAIPNSAASALLFVRESGFVATELELAEEDVDFLSNFGDRYLDIDINNPPSEDDLIIDGDDLMTEAAIKGYRMQEIGIALAREFTFGETLVSLGITPKHQRVETFEYSEVVADFEGDDVEYEDYALEHTNFNVDLGATINWGALQGGLSVRNALAQEYETLSGDMEIQLEPLVTAGFGYTGEIFTVLADVDLTTTELFDGAGATQNARLGIEMDLFDWAQLRVGYRHDMEGTYEDALTAGIGFSPFDVLHLHVSAIQASDNTYGAAVQFGIEL
- the phoR gene encoding phosphate regulon sensor histidine kinase PhoR — its product is MLDRSIGEFSRFIVIALGTTIFGFSSGHWWLALCVGLAVYLFWLLWQQNSFDRWLSNGRRGPAPTAFGVWGDISDDFYRLQRRHRKEKQKLHAMLRRVQDSTSALREGIVALEDEGNLAWWNPAAGQMLRLQPDDAGQPLVNFIRDPRFVEHIHLRMRRHNHSAQEPITLPAPGDDSRILTLEVTRFGQDEALVIVRDVTRLHNLEQMRRDFVANVSHELRTPLTVIAGYLETLQASGMAPQKWERPLMQMSEQTVRMTSLVNDLLLLARLETSERDSGRDRVSVRELMERVAGEARSLSGGRHDIAVACEQDNIITGDAGELHSAFANLAFNAVKYSPDGGPIELRWKTDTDGGHFAVKDCGIGIDSLHIPRLTERFYRVDAGRSRESGGTGLGLAIVKHVLLRHSANLSVTSTPGRGSTFTLNFPPQKLTPGSSA
- the phoB gene encoding phosphate regulon transcriptional regulator PhoB, with the translated sequence MHSKTILIVDDEAPVRDMLRVALEMADYRCLEAENAQEAHALVIDEKPDLILLDWMLPDVSGVELARRLKRDELTSSLPIIMLTAKGEEDHKIKGLETGADDYITKPFSPRELVARLKAVLRRTGPSTPEEPLTAGGLVLDPISHRVTIHGSPVEMGPTEFRLLTFFLSHQERAYTRTQLLDHVWGGNVYVEERTVDVHIRRLRKALTVDGHERYIQTVRGTGYRFSVQTVERV